The Mauremys mutica isolate MM-2020 ecotype Southern chromosome 1, ASM2049712v1, whole genome shotgun sequence genome has a segment encoding these proteins:
- the LOC123343448 gene encoding potassium voltage-gated channel subfamily A member 5-like, translated as MEIALVTLENGGATAIGGGGEDAGGGRARRRGDLLHIPNSAAAPAWLNDCSGSPEQEQPRAGSGGCRSRSDSTGSTSRRVPAPRGASPPPAPPQPSRPYPGGGEEEAMVLPEEGGHRLGMAMAAAAEEEEESQRALHHQRVLINISGLRFETQLGTLNQFPDTLLGDPDKRMRYFDPLRNEYFFDRNRPSFDGILYFYQSGGKLRRPVNVSIDVFADEIRFYQLGEEAMERFREDEGFIKEEEKPLPRNEFQRQVWLIFEYPESSSSARGIAIVSVLVILISIITFCLETLPEFRDERELQAPQPPHGAALNGTGGEAPPMQPPSSLSDPFFIIETTCVIWFTFELLVRFFACPSKPEFSRNIMNIIDIVAIIPYFITLGTELAQEQQEPGAPSTASNNNGGQQQAMSLAILRVIRLVRVFRIFKLSRHSKGLQILGQTLKASMRELGLLIFFLFIGVILFSSAVYFAEADDPDSHFSSIPDAFWWAVVTMTTVGYGDMRPVTVGGKIVGSLCAIAGVLTIALPVPVIVSNFNYFYHRGTDNEEQAILKEEPSSAQGSSAGGELKRSRSKNSLNKSVVHLENSEGINNGTGSLEKTNIKAKSNLDLRKSLYALCLDTNRETDL; from the coding sequence ATGGAGATCGCGCTGGTGACTTTGGAGAACGGAGGCGCCACGGCCatcgggggagggggcgaggatgCTGGAGGCGGCCGGgcgcggcggcggggggacctGCTCCACATCCCCAACTCCGCCGCCGCCCCCGCTTGGCTGAACGACTGCAGCGGCTCCCCGGAGCAGGAGCAGCCGCGGGCAGGCAGCGGCGGCTGCAGAAGCAGGAGCGACAGCACCGGCAGCACCAGCCGGAGGGTGCCCGCTCCCCGGGGCGCCTCGCCgccgcctgctcccccccagccgtCGCGCCCCTACCCAGGAGGGGGCGAGGAGGAGGCGATGGTGCTGCCGGAGGAAGGCGGGCACCGCTTGGGCATGGCCATGGCCGCGGcggccgaggaggaggaggagagccagCGCGCCCTGCACCACCAGCGGGTGCTGATCAACATCTCCGGGCTGCGCTTCGAGACGCAGCTGGGCACCCTCAACCAGTTCCCGGACACGCTGCTGGGCGACCCGGACAAGCGCATGCGGTACTTCGACCCGCTGCGCAACGAGTACTTCTTCGATCGGAACCGGCCCAGCTTCGACGGGATCCTCTACTTCTACCAGTCCGGGGGCAAGCTGCGCCGGCCGGTCAACGTCTCCATCGACGTCTTCGCCGACGAGATCCGCTTCTACCAGCTGGGCGAGGAGGCCATGGAGCGGTTCCGGGAGGACGAGGGCTTCatcaaggaggaggagaagcccctGCCCCGCAACGAGTTCCAGCGCCAGGTGTGGCTCATCTTCGAGTACCCGGAGAGCTCCAGCTCCGCCCGGGGCATCGCCATCGTCTCGGTGCTGGTGATCCTCATCTCCATCATCACCTTCTGCCTGGAGACCCTGCCCGAGTTCCGGGACGAGAGGGAGCTGcaggccccccagcccccgcacgGGGCAGCCCTGAACGGCACCGGCGGGGAGGCCCCCCCGATGCAGCCCCCCAGCAGCCTGTCCGACCCCTTCTTCATCATCGAGACCACCTGCGTGATTTGGTTCACCTTCGAGCTGCTGGTGCGCTTCTTCGCCTGCCCCAGCAAGCCCGAGTTCTCCAGGAACATCATGAACATCATCGACATCGTGGCCATCATCCCCTACTTCATCACCCTGGGCACCGAGCTGGCTCAGGAGCAACAGGAGCCAGGGGCCCCCAGCACCGCCAGTAACAACAACGGGGGCCAGCAGCAAGCCATGTCCCTGGCCATCCTCAGGGTCATCCGCCTGGTCAGGGTCTTCAGGATCTTCAAGCTCTCCAGACACTCCAAGGGGCTGCAGATCCTGGGGCAGACTTTGAAAGCCAGCATGCGGGAGCTGGGGCTTCTCATCTTCTTCCTTTTCATCGGGGTGATCCTCTTCTCCAGCGCCGTGTACTTTGCCGAGGCGGACGACCCAGACTCCCATTTCTCTAGCATCCCCGACGCTTTCTGGTGGGCGGTGGTTACTATGACCACAGTGGGCTATGGGGACATGAGACCTGTCACCGTAGGGGGCAAGATCGTGGGCTCCTTGTGTGCTATCGCTGGCGTGCTGACCATAGCACTGCCCGTACCCGTCATCGTGTCCAACTTCAACTACTTCTACCACCGAGGAACTGACAACGAAGAGCAGGCTATTCTCAAGGAGGAACCCAGCAGCgctcagggcagctcagctggggGGGAGCTGAAGAGAAGTCGCAGTAAAAACTCTCTGAACAAATCTGTTGTGCACTTGGAAAACAGTGAGGGAATCAACAATGGCACTGGATCCTTAGAGAAAACCAATATCAAAGCTAAAAGCAACCTAGATCTTAGAAAATCCCTCTATGCACTCTGTCTGGACACCAATAGGGAAACAGACCTGTAA